A genome region from Tursiops truncatus isolate mTurTru1 chromosome 15, mTurTru1.mat.Y, whole genome shotgun sequence includes the following:
- the SYS1 gene encoding protein SYS1 homolog isoform X1 translates to MAGQFRSYVWDPLLILSQIVLMQTVYYGSLGLWLALVDGLVRSSPSLDQMFDAEILGFSTPPGRLSTMSFVLNALTCALGLLYFIRRGKQCLDFTVTVHFFHLLGCWFYSSRFPSALTWWLVQAVCIALMAVIGEYLCMRSELKEIPLNSAPKSSV, encoded by the exons ATGGCGGGCCAGTTCCGCAGCTACGTGTGGGACCCGTTGCTGATCCTGTCGCAGATCGTCCTCATGCAGACCGTGTATTACGGCTCGCTGGGCCTGTGGCTGGCGCTGGTGGACGGGCTGGTGCGCAGCAGCCCCTCGCTGGACCAGATGTTCGACGCCGAG ATCCTGGGCttttccacccctccaggccggCTCTCCACGATGTCCTTCGTCCTCAACGCCCTCACCTG TGCCCTGGGCTTGCTGTACTTCATCCGGCGAGGGAAGCAGTGTCTGGATTTCACTGTCACTGTCCATTTCTTTCACCTCCTGGGCTGCTGGTTCTACAGCTCCCGTTTCCCCTCGGCGCTGACCTGGTGGCTGGTCCAGGCCGTGTGCATTGCACTCATGGCTGTCATCGGGGAGTACCTGTGTATGCGGTCGGAGCTCAAGGAGATCCCCCTCAACTCAGCCCCGAAGTCCAGTGTCTAG
- the SYS1 gene encoding protein SYS1 homolog isoform X2: MAGQFRSYVWDPLLILSQIVLMQTVYYGSLGLWLALVDGLVRSSPSLDQMFDAEILGFSTPPGRLSTMSFVLNALTWS; this comes from the exons ATGGCGGGCCAGTTCCGCAGCTACGTGTGGGACCCGTTGCTGATCCTGTCGCAGATCGTCCTCATGCAGACCGTGTATTACGGCTCGCTGGGCCTGTGGCTGGCGCTGGTGGACGGGCTGGTGCGCAGCAGCCCCTCGCTGGACCAGATGTTCGACGCCGAG ATCCTGGGCttttccacccctccaggccggCTCTCCACGATGTCCTTCGTCCTCAACGCCCTCACCTG
- the SYS1 gene encoding protein SYS1 homolog isoform X3, with protein sequence MAGQFRSYVWDPLLILSQIVLMQTVYYGSLGLWLALVDGLVRSSPSLDQMFDAEILGFSTPPGRLSTMSFVLNALT encoded by the exons ATGGCGGGCCAGTTCCGCAGCTACGTGTGGGACCCGTTGCTGATCCTGTCGCAGATCGTCCTCATGCAGACCGTGTATTACGGCTCGCTGGGCCTGTGGCTGGCGCTGGTGGACGGGCTGGTGCGCAGCAGCCCCTCGCTGGACCAGATGTTCGACGCCGAG ATCCTGGGCttttccacccctccaggccggCTCTCCACGATGTCCTTCGTCCTCAACGCCCTCACCTG
- the TP53TG5 gene encoding TP53-target gene 5 protein isoform X2 codes for MSPSAKKRLKNTVVSKVLKNLALLKLLESSNPRTQELHNLAKRCWNSLLRVPKIRRVSSGHEDVWDTVEQNNKDLQEAGCPNKKLDSKKSEPLREPEDPEQPRPKAALRKGHTAQQAVPHEEERPEPEVPMTSKGRGLPTGPGAQERQSPTVDPRVVFLKTHQYRTPMEDMKQLDTADQWIWCEGLPTRVHLPGPRVMCRPSALRSVKRCCTRLCSASLELPMVRPYKM; via the exons ATGAGTCCATCAGCAAAGAAGAGGCTCAAGAATACAGTGGTTTCCAAG GTGCTAAAAAACTTGGCGCTCTTGAAGCTGCTTGAGAGCTCGAACCCTCGGACCCAAGAACTGCATAACCTGGCCAAAAGGTGTTGGAATTCCCTGCTCAGAGTTCCGAAGATCCGCAGGGTCTCCTCTGG CCACGAAGACGTCTGGGATACAGTAGAACAAAATAACAAAGATCTTCAGGAGGCTGGGTGTCCCAACAAGAAACTGGACTCCAAGAAATCAGAGCCCCTGAGGGAGCCTGAGGACCCGGAGCAGCCAAGGCCCAAGGCGGCACTGCGGAAGGGGCACACGGCACAGCAAGCAGTGCCGCACGAGGAGGAGCGGCCGGAGCCTGAGGTCCCCATGACGTCAAAGGGTCGTGGCCTGCCCACTGGCCCTGGAGCCCAGGAGAGGCAATCACCCACTGTGGACCCCCGGGTCGTCTTCCTGAAGACCCACCAGTACAGAACTCCCATGGAGGACATGAAACAGCTGGACACAGCAGACCAGTGGATCTGGTGTGAGGGGCTGCCCACACGAGTCCACCTCCCAGGGCCCCGGGTGATGTGCAGACCATCCGCCCTGCGCTCGGTCAAGCGCTGCTGCACCCGCCTCTGCTCGGCATCACTTGAGCTGCCAATGGTCCGTCCATACAAGATGTGA
- the TP53TG5 gene encoding TP53-target gene 5 protein isoform X1 encodes MSPSAKKRLKNTVVSKMQDEEPWDKIQQPVSKVIARNRLKAVLKNLALLKLLESSNPRTQELHNLAKRCWNSLLRVPKIRRVSSGHEDVWDTVEQNNKDLQEAGCPNKKLDSKKSEPLREPEDPEQPRPKAALRKGHTAQQAVPHEEERPEPEVPMTSKGRGLPTGPGAQERQSPTVDPRVVFLKTHQYRTPMEDMKQLDTADQWIWCEGLPTRVHLPGPRVMCRPSALRSVKRCCTRLCSASLELPMVRPYKM; translated from the exons ATGAGTCCATCAGCAAAGAAGAGGCTCAAGAATACAGTGGTTTCCAAG aTGCAAGATGAGGAACCATGGGACAAGATACAGCAGCCTGTCAGCAAAGTAATTGCGCGGAACCGACTTAAAGCG GTGCTAAAAAACTTGGCGCTCTTGAAGCTGCTTGAGAGCTCGAACCCTCGGACCCAAGAACTGCATAACCTGGCCAAAAGGTGTTGGAATTCCCTGCTCAGAGTTCCGAAGATCCGCAGGGTCTCCTCTGG CCACGAAGACGTCTGGGATACAGTAGAACAAAATAACAAAGATCTTCAGGAGGCTGGGTGTCCCAACAAGAAACTGGACTCCAAGAAATCAGAGCCCCTGAGGGAGCCTGAGGACCCGGAGCAGCCAAGGCCCAAGGCGGCACTGCGGAAGGGGCACACGGCACAGCAAGCAGTGCCGCACGAGGAGGAGCGGCCGGAGCCTGAGGTCCCCATGACGTCAAAGGGTCGTGGCCTGCCCACTGGCCCTGGAGCCCAGGAGAGGCAATCACCCACTGTGGACCCCCGGGTCGTCTTCCTGAAGACCCACCAGTACAGAACTCCCATGGAGGACATGAAACAGCTGGACACAGCAGACCAGTGGATCTGGTGTGAGGGGCTGCCCACACGAGTCCACCTCCCAGGGCCCCGGGTGATGTGCAGACCATCCGCCCTGCGCTCGGTCAAGCGCTGCTGCACCCGCCTCTGCTCGGCATCACTTGAGCTGCCAATGGTCCGTCCATACAAGATGTGA